One part of the Vitis riparia cultivar Riparia Gloire de Montpellier isolate 1030 chromosome 8, EGFV_Vit.rip_1.0, whole genome shotgun sequence genome encodes these proteins:
- the LOC117921040 gene encoding proteasome subunit alpha type-3 translates to MSSIGTGYDLSVTTFSPDGRVFQIEYAAKAVDNSGTVIGIKCKDGIVLGVEKLIASKMMLPGSNRRIHSVHRHSGMAVAGLAADGRQIVARAKAEATNYQSVYGEAIPVKELAERVASYVHLCTLYWWLRPFGCGVILGGYDRDGPQLYMVEPSGVSYRYFGAAIGKGRQAAKTEIEKLKLSELSCRQGVIEVAKIIYGVHDEAKDKAFELEMSWVCEESNRQHQKIPDDLLEEAKAAAKAALEEMDAD, encoded by the exons ATGAGCAGCATAGGAACTGGATACGATCTCTCTGTCACCACATTCTCTCCTGATGGCCGCGTTTTCCAGATCGAATACGCCGCCAAAGCTGTCGATAACAGCGG GACTGTCATTGGGATTAAATGCAAAGATGGGATTGTCTTG GGAGTAGAGAAGCTTATAGCGTCCAAGATGATGTTGCCGGGTTCCAATAGAAGAATTCATTCTGTGCATCGCCATTCTGGCATG GCTGTAGCCGGACTAGCTGCAGATGGGAGGCAAATTGTTGCACGAGCCAAGGCTGAAGCCACCAATTATCAAAG TGTGTATGGTGAAGCAATTCCTGTGAAGGAACTTGCCGAACGAGTGGCTAGTTATGTGCATTTATGTACCCTATACTGGTGGCTCAG ACCTTTTGGATGTGGAGTAATTCTTGGAGGTTATGACAGAGATGGACCACAATTGTACATGGTTGAACCTTCTGGTGTTTCCTAT agGTACTTTGGTGCTGCAATTGGAAAAGGCAGACAGGCTGCTAAAAC AGagattgagaagttgaagctttCTGAATTGTCTTGTCGGCAAGGGGTTATTGAAGTAGCCAAGAT CATTTATGGGGTACACGATGAGGCCAAGGACAAGGCATTTGAGTTGGAAATGAGCTGGGTTTGTGAGGAGTCAAACCGCCAGCATCAGAAG ATTCCTGATGACCTTTTAGAGGAAGCCAAGGCAGCAGCTAAAGCAGCTCTGGAAGAAATGGATGCAGATTAG
- the LOC117920494 gene encoding uncharacterized protein LOC117920494 gives MEDGNTIGGSPDQESVGSGTKRSGASSGARPQNRKEFLHKFVDSEILTRKLEDWFESISEKSACKNPVFDVPFELIELQKFDYALEGVPFQQLIRMPNAVYASTSDAVEATAYLAIEDFLHASVKGLWEAFWSQDEPMPFSVACLYNTSLKFYQAEKAIANGKLGDLCATGIMMNSRHSRGRWDHILELALLRPNLGRVLVESDQQPSPSVLGEALFFAVRMLLSRSLSRLNGVQNSNCVFVLLIDSQYGGVVKIEGDISKLECDVDDIYESAAEWIKKHSRISVSPIDRIWNKLGNANWGDIGALQVLFATFHCIMQFAGIPKHSIEDLAADHGSRLQTRRVERQLGNTSVNGGGLFRFQQRSVSPEIVEVQEEAVKIESEELMKLEVGSILWLEDSNWQKGYQIDEVLSDGELPYYIASPVEDPGKALFLYVGSRPSQLEPAWEDMNLWYQVQRQTKILTIMKQKGLSSRYLPQLSASGRIIHPGQCRRPSSGGNCEHPWCGTSILVTSPVGETVANMVSGGRFGFDEAIRCCHDCLSALSTAASAGIRHGDIRPENVIRVSSGVRHPYFVIIGWGHAILEERDRPAMNLHFSSTYALQEGKLCSASDAESLVYLLYFSCGGLVPDLDSVEGALHWRETSWSRRLIQQKLGEVSTVLKAFADYVDSLCGTPYPMDYDIWLRRLRRNIHEEDHGKEIDTSG, from the exons ATGGAAGACGGCAACACAATCG GTGGATCACCAGACCAGGAATCAGTAGGTTCTGGGACTAAAAGGTCTGGTGCATCATCAGGTGCTAGGCCACAGAACCGCAAGGAATTTCTCCATAAGTTTGTAGATAGTGAAATCCTCACCAGAAAGCTTGAAGATTGGTTTGAATCAATTTCAGAAAAATCAGCATGTAAAAACCCTGTCTTTGATGTGCCTTTTGAGTTGATTGAACTGCAGAAGTTTGATTATGCGTTGGAGGGTGTCCCATTTCAGCAGCTGATTCGAATGCCCAATGCTGTTTATGCCTCAACATCTGATGCAGTGGAAGCAACTGCATATCTAGCTATTGAAGATTTTCTTCATGCAAGTGTGAAGGGCTTGTGGGAGGCATTTTGGAGTCAAGACGAGCCCATGCCTTTTTCTGTTGCATGTTTATACAATACAAGCTTGAAATTCTACCAGGCCGAGAAAGCAATTGCTAATGGGAAACTTGGAGATCTTTGTGCAACTGGTATAATGATGAACTCCAGACATTCACGTGGGAGGTGGGATCATATTCTTGAGCTAGCTCTGTTGAGGCCCAATCTTGGAAGGGTATTAGTGGAGAGTGACCAGCAGCCTTCTCCATCTGTTCTTGGTGAAGCCCTTTTCTTTGCTGTCCGTATGCTATTATCCAGAAGCCTAAGCAGATTGAATGGTGTCCAGAATTCAAACTGTGTCTttgttcttcttattgattCTCAATATGGAGGGGTTGTAAAAATTGAAGGAGATATAAGTAAATTGGAGTGTGATGTAGATGATATTTATGAATCTGCTGCTGAATGGATTAAAAAACATTCACGAATTTCAGTCTCTCCAATTGATAGAATCTGGAACAAGCTTGGAAATGCTAATTGGGGAGATATTGGTGCTCTACAGGTACTCTTTGCAACCTTCCATTGTATCATGCAATTCGCTGGAATTCCCAAGCACTCAATTGAAGATTTAGCTGCTGACCATGGTTCTCGTCTCCAAACAAGAAGAGTAGAGAGGCAATTGGGAAATACCAGTGTGAATGGGGGTGGTTTATTCCGGTTCCAGCAGCGCAGTGTTTCCCCTGAAATTGTTGAGGTTCAAGAGGAAGCAGTCAAAATTGAGTCTGAAGAGTTGATGAAGCTAGAAGTAGGATCGATTTTATGGTTGGAGGATTCTAACTGGCAAAAGGGTTATCAGATAGATGAAGTTCTGAGTGATGGCGAACTTCCTTATTACATTGCATCTCCTGTTGAAGATCCAGGAAAAGCTCTGTTTCTATATGTTGGTTCTCGTCCTTCTCAGCTGGAACCAGCATGGGAAGATATGAACTTATGGTATCAAGTTCAGAGGCAGACGAAAATATTGACTATTATGAAGCAGAAAGGTCTATCTAGCAGGTATTTGCCTCAATTGAGTGCATCTGGTAGGATAATTCATCCGGGTCAGTGTCGAAGGCCAAGCTCAGGTGGAAACTGTGAACACCCTTGGTGCGGCACCTCAATTCTAGTGACTAGCCCAGTTGGTGAAACAGTTGCTAATATGGTAAGTGGGGGCCGGTTTGGTTTTGATGAGGCAATCAGATGCTGCCATGATTGTTTATCTGCACTTTCAACTGCTGCTTCAGCTGGAATTCGGCATGGAGACATCAGGCCGGAGAATGTCATTCGTGTAAGCTCTGGTGTGAGGCACCCTTATTTTGTCATTATTGGCTGGGGGCATGCCATTCTAGAAGAGAGGGATCGGCCGGCAATGAATCTTCATTTCTCATCAACTTATGCTCTTCAGGAGGGCAAGTTGTGCTCCGCTTCGGATGCAGAGAGCCTGGTTTatctactttatttttcttgtggTGGGCTTGTTCCTGACTTGGATTCAGTTGAGGGGGCATTGCATTGGAGAGAGACATCTTGGTCAAGAAGATTAATTCAACAGAAGCTTGGAGAAGTCTCAACTGTGTTGAAAGCATTTGCTGATTATGTTGATAGTCTATGTGGGACACCATATCCTATGGACTATGATATATGGCTAAGAAGGTTGAGGAGAAATATTCATGAAGAAGACCATGGAAAGGAAATTGACACATCAGGATAG